The proteins below come from a single Tenuifilum thalassicum genomic window:
- a CDS encoding T9SS type A sorting domain-containing protein has protein sequence MYQTYRYKIYLPGTFNRTSNIINLNVRPGSSIEPYGKDFNYYLNSFSFTATYDTLNTFFEGYELNEKLLIEKDTVSVNEPVKGLIHVNYKANRATPCDSSLINLKFKTNERLSTDIKIDSFFINSDRIEKIASPVISILPINDTITINDTTNIQVYDTTKITINDTTHIQIYDTTKITINDTTHIQVYDTTKITINDTTHIQVYDTTKITVTDTTYITVTDTLLIDIQTLIDNPNVTGNIRVYPNPAKDRIFIKIPSDADLSGYTVALSNMIGNEFSRQPLYSDVVEINISSLPPGTYLLSFINTLNQIVETRKIIIRN, from the coding sequence TTGTATCAGACATATCGTTACAAAATTTACCTGCCAGGTACTTTTAATCGAACGTCTAATATCATTAACCTAAATGTTAGGCCCGGTTCTTCTATAGAACCTTACGGAAAAGATTTTAACTATTATCTTAATTCTTTTTCTTTTACAGCAACTTACGATACACTAAATACATTTTTTGAAGGGTATGAGCTGAATGAAAAATTATTGATTGAAAAAGATACAGTGAGTGTAAACGAACCTGTAAAAGGACTAATACACGTAAACTACAAAGCGAATAGGGCTACACCTTGTGATAGTTCTCTTATAAATTTAAAGTTTAAAACGAACGAACGCCTTTCAACAGATATTAAGATAGATAGCTTTTTTATTAATTCAGACAGAATAGAAAAAATCGCGTCGCCTGTTATTTCAATTTTGCCTATAAATGATACAATTACCATAAACGATACCACCAATATACAAGTTTATGATACTACTAAAATTACAATAAACGATACCACTCATATACAAATTTACGATACTACTAAAATTACAATAAACGATACCACCCATATACAAGTTTACGATACTACTAAAATTACAATAAACGATACCACCCATATACAAGTTTACGATACTACTAAAATTACAGTAACCGATACCACTTACATTACAGTTACCGATACCTTGTTAATTGACATCCAAACACTAATAGATAATCCAAATGTAACTGGTAATATTAGAGTTTATCCTAATCCAGCAAAAGACAGGATTTTTATCAAAATACCGTCTGATGCCGACCTATCGGGATACACTGTAGCACTATCAAACATGATAGGCAACGAATTTAGTAGACAACCCCTATATTCCGATGTGGTTGAAATAAACATATCCTCTTTACCGCCAGGCACCTACTTGCTAAGTTTTATAAACACGCTCAACCAAATTGTTGAAACCAGAAAAATAATCATCAGAAACTGA
- a CDS encoding botulinum neurotoxin N-terminal receptor binding domain-containing protein has protein sequence MRRFSVVIMFMFLPVFINICRSQTQLDNALVLYYSMNDTVYDESGHGNFKYITKSEFVPNYFGVPSSALYLDGDSNYIRVSNRTLSHFNKNRKMTISFWVNIPKLNDDNPHVIYSDANDYGWPKILIVKKSLRLVLEM, from the coding sequence ATGAGGCGATTTAGTGTTGTAATAATGTTTATGTTTCTACCTGTGTTTATCAATATCTGCAGGTCGCAAACTCAGCTCGATAACGCATTAGTTCTATATTACTCAATGAACGACACAGTTTACGACGAATCAGGTCATGGGAATTTTAAATATATCACAAAGAGCGAGTTTGTCCCCAACTATTTTGGTGTACCCTCCTCTGCATTATATCTCGATGGGGATTCAAATTATATCAGAGTATCGAATCGAACGCTAAGTCATTTTAACAAAAATCGGAAAATGACAATTTCCTTTTGGGTAAATATTCCGAAGCTTAACGATGATAATCCCCATGTTATATACTCTGATGCAAATGATTATGGATGGCCAAAGATACTAATTGTTAAAAAAAGTTTGCGTTTGGTGTTAGAGATGTAG
- a CDS encoding DUF4249 domain-containing protein produces MITLFSTLIKRKTNWVIIILFSGLIASCEFSKDWDFYYNVDINKLVVHGFFSADTLVVEINSLKHPLTKNSIEVKGLEAKLYEDDVLIGQLEKINDSIFIRPTGFSPKRGKNYWLKINSDNFPEALTHKETLPAIPTIDSVFIDTLNEYQSKLLILVAFNDFKEVHNYYSITAKEFYNGEALNKDLFNQGNLSDISFDGEKYFWQIEAYKWSDSVEIYLHQLSPCFYNFLESITDLEDSFNDPFVPHPSPVISNVDNGYGFFGAFSTSKRKVVVINATNNSN; encoded by the coding sequence ATGATCACATTATTCAGCACACTTATAAAAAGGAAAACAAACTGGGTAATAATCATATTATTTTCAGGGTTGATTGCCAGCTGCGAGTTTTCTAAGGATTGGGATTTTTATTACAATGTTGATATTAACAAGCTAGTAGTTCATGGGTTTTTCTCTGCTGATACATTAGTTGTCGAAATAAACAGTTTAAAGCATCCGCTAACAAAAAACAGTATAGAAGTTAAAGGCTTAGAAGCAAAACTTTATGAAGATGATGTACTGATAGGCCAATTGGAAAAAATAAATGATTCAATATTTATCAGGCCAACAGGTTTTAGTCCAAAGCGTGGCAAGAATTATTGGTTAAAAATTAATAGCGATAACTTTCCCGAAGCCTTAACACATAAAGAAACACTCCCAGCTATACCTACAATTGATTCTGTATTTATTGATACACTAAATGAATACCAATCTAAACTTCTAATTCTTGTTGCATTTAACGATTTTAAGGAGGTTCACAACTATTATAGCATTACAGCAAAGGAGTTTTATAATGGAGAAGCGTTAAATAAAGATCTTTTTAATCAGGGTAATCTATCTGACATCTCTTTTGATGGTGAAAAATATTTTTGGCAAATTGAAGCCTATAAGTGGTCCGATAGTGTAGAAATCTATTTACATCAACTATCACCTTGTTTTTATAACTTTTTAGAATCAATAACTGATTTGGAAGACTCATTTAATGACCCATTTGTACCCCATCCTTCCCCAGTTATTTCAAATGTCGATAATGGTTATGGCTTTTTTGGTGCATTTTCAACAAGCAAAAGAAAAGTAGTAGTAATAAACGCTACAAACAACTCAAACTAA
- a CDS encoding TonB-dependent receptor, with the protein MNRFRYLVTSIVIFMLLHIPTFSQVYNVKLYVINKYSGDAIPYATCQLLNKGKGFVANENGYIAFSYSKVIDSLKISSVGYEARVVRFEVYSDTIIKIGLDAIKIGEVKVYGDRKLNLLKAQSGKITVPLLSLESVPKFFGESDLLKSLMIYPGVASTLDGYSSLLIRGGNADQNLYLIDDCPVFNINHLGGFVSLFNTNALKYVDVYKNSFPSHLGGKTSGILDVKTRDGNRYNYHGELSLGIVSSGLLVEGPIIKNKMVFLTSFRTSYFDLINKALNSDNESYFNYRFHDLNTKISYYLPNNSKLYLSFYDGADFMKNYDEGGIFTSLGISEKNIDISTNNQKNRIASIGFKGNIGSTTLLATSYISNYTQLNKEHDEVIITPTYSTIDAKMNIGITKYGIKLISEQPYNGGEDKIITSIETGWYSIMPGEYNRIEFSSIDSFTRFSNIGKHYSGYPSELSLSVESRNKLLNNKLEVGFGIRASRFNNDFGNKFSDLEPRFSVSYFVSNISHIAASYTQMNQYIHGLVNNIDGFERIHWFAADNILLPQHSEQYSLSFNSVLKRADIDLTTELFYKKSKNLPLIKPIQSNADFQNFWTDRFDPSGIGYSYGIEILLKKQTSKFMGILSYTYQRSFRKFETLNNGDWFPYDFDRPHNLNFLLQYNGKNNITYKSTFILRSGTPINLPSGYASSSLFWGYSTFNGYNNYRLPVYHRLDLAIERNWKTSNGNNFTFFVSVFNVYARINPTSIEISDNKLKGLSYFTIIPSAGIKFRF; encoded by the coding sequence ATGAATAGGTTTAGATATTTAGTTACCAGTATAGTAATTTTTATGCTACTACACATCCCCACATTTAGTCAAGTATATAACGTAAAACTGTATGTTATTAACAAATACTCTGGCGATGCAATTCCTTATGCAACTTGCCAGTTACTAAATAAGGGAAAAGGGTTTGTTGCTAACGAAAACGGGTATATTGCATTTAGCTATTCAAAAGTAATAGATAGTTTAAAAATATCGAGCGTTGGGTACGAGGCAAGAGTAGTTAGATTTGAGGTATATTCTGATACTATTATTAAAATTGGTTTAGACGCAATTAAAATCGGAGAGGTTAAGGTATATGGAGATAGAAAGCTTAACTTGCTAAAGGCACAATCTGGAAAAATCACTGTTCCTTTGTTATCATTGGAATCGGTTCCAAAATTCTTTGGCGAATCCGATTTACTTAAATCCTTAATGATTTATCCAGGGGTTGCATCTACCTTGGACGGGTACTCATCTCTACTTATCAGAGGAGGTAATGCCGACCAGAATCTTTATCTTATTGATGACTGTCCTGTTTTTAATATTAATCATTTGGGAGGCTTTGTATCATTATTCAACACCAATGCTTTAAAGTATGTAGATGTTTATAAAAACAGTTTCCCGAGCCACTTAGGTGGTAAAACATCAGGGATACTCGATGTTAAAACTCGCGACGGTAACAGATATAATTATCATGGTGAACTCTCTTTAGGCATTGTTTCATCGGGTCTTCTAGTAGAAGGTCCAATCATAAAAAACAAGATGGTATTTCTAACGTCTTTTAGAACTTCTTATTTCGACCTCATTAATAAGGCTTTGAATTCTGATAATGAAAGCTATTTTAACTACAGGTTCCACGATCTTAACACAAAAATCTCATACTATCTACCTAACAACTCAAAATTATACCTAAGCTTTTATGACGGAGCCGATTTTATGAAGAATTACGATGAGGGTGGAATTTTTACATCATTAGGAATAAGTGAGAAAAATATTGATATTTCAACAAATAATCAAAAAAACCGAATCGCCTCCATTGGCTTCAAAGGCAACATTGGAAGCACAACATTGCTTGCAACAAGTTACATTTCTAACTACACCCAACTTAATAAAGAACATGATGAGGTTATAATTACTCCCACATACAGTACGATAGATGCGAAAATGAATATCGGAATCACCAAGTATGGCATTAAACTTATTAGTGAACAACCGTATAATGGAGGGGAAGATAAAATTATTACATCCATTGAAACAGGTTGGTATTCAATAATGCCAGGTGAATATAATCGAATAGAATTTTCTTCAATTGATAGTTTCACGAGATTTTCAAATATAGGAAAACATTACTCAGGGTATCCTTCAGAGCTTTCACTCTCGGTTGAAAGCAGAAATAAGTTACTGAACAATAAGTTAGAAGTTGGGTTTGGTATTAGAGCCAGTAGGTTTAACAATGATTTTGGAAACAAATTTTCCGATTTAGAACCTCGGTTTTCAGTATCATACTTTGTAAGTAATATTTCACACATAGCAGCTAGTTACACCCAAATGAATCAGTACATACATGGTTTGGTTAATAATATTGATGGATTTGAAAGAATACACTGGTTTGCTGCTGACAACATCCTATTACCACAACACTCTGAGCAGTACTCACTTAGTTTTAATTCAGTATTAAAAAGGGCTGATATTGATTTGACTACTGAGCTTTTTTATAAAAAAAGTAAGAATCTACCATTAATAAAACCAATTCAATCAAATGCTGATTTTCAAAATTTTTGGACAGACAGATTTGACCCATCGGGTATAGGGTACTCATATGGTATTGAAATTCTTCTTAAAAAACAAACTTCCAAATTTATGGGTATTCTTTCATATACTTACCAAAGAAGTTTTCGAAAATTTGAAACTTTAAATAACGGCGACTGGTTCCCTTACGATTTTGACAGACCCCATAATTTAAACTTTCTCCTTCAATATAATGGCAAGAATAACATTACCTATAAATCAACCTTTATACTGCGATCGGGAACCCCAATTAACTTGCCAAGTGGCTATGCTTCATCAAGTCTATTTTGGGGTTACTCAACCTTTAATGGTTATAACAATTATCGTTTACCTGTTTATCATAGGCTTGATCTTGCTATTGAAAGAAATTGGAAAACATCAAATGGAAATAACTTTACTTTTTTTGTTAGCGTTTTCAATGTATATGCAAGGATTAATCCTACATCAATTGAGATTTCAGACAATAAGTTGAAAGGACTATCCTATTTCACCATTATCCCCTCTGCAGGTATTAAATTTAGGTTTTAA
- a CDS encoding FAD-dependent oxidoreductase encodes MHKIEKHPILEVPQREVVTFKFNGNEVQGEKGFTIAAALHQAGYPVHSHSIENRERSLECGIGKCGACEMLVDGQIKRICITPVDGVKEVKEIPHEHTPDVKPINKQESTKVYKTTVAIIGAGPAGLAAREILLEHGVENIVIDNNSTIGGQFNMQTHQFFFFEREKKFGGMRGFEIASTLAGTNHEGIFLNSTVWDILENKRIAVKNIKTEEIYYVESDFLVIATGAVPFMPTFENDDLPGVYTAAVIQKMMNQEFTLLGKNVLTVGAGNIGYLTSYQLMQAGANVKAIIEAMPREGGFPVQANRVRRLGIPIILGKILVKAIPNETHTGIVGAVIADAKDFKPIPGTEQVIEGIDAINICTGLVPDDQLLIKGNEIFGRHCYGAGDAIRIGEGTSAVLRGKQVAYEILQEAGIRFSYDTYLNISKEYIDSQQHPVRVIEEPFRPTEERRNRKPFVQIDCLYGFACNPCTFACPHGAITKNSTSTVPHIDFEKCVGCLDCVYQCPGLAIFGYNYAKDWLFLPIEYEVKEGSDVYLVDNNGNILGDGVIEKILRKPNKTNVARVKSLSLHGDDLLSARGFIVKSKYPEPLQIKSYEYKPEEKIYVCHCDDVSLDEILETIGERKFISADEIKHTTRLGMGACRGKRCIKRLKTTLAPMGIQIVGDATPRGPLSNQVAMGELYPKDVHETYVTGINGKKVRIEKVSALIAGGGIGGSALFRYMAEAGLRPVLLNFGRGASWRNIAGGRTAFSLPEIAEIARLNHDIFKELQQISNIDYRPINYVTFAHDDTMLKALEASMAWSDAYLVEPKDFQKEVSPFMNSNLNTYKAALITRGCWQATPGRVVDLLRKIGIEKDGVVNEDAELISVHRNSNGYVALVRDHNKDYIEYHADSFVNALGPSGEKFSRQLGIFTGIYPVKHQAFITRRLPWLGTNGTPLSMLIDRRNYKGFTAVYGQQLAETGQIIGCASPAVDPRETDKNLKINSQDFLEIVSEVFSNWIPQLSSVGFQAVWAGYYVEPRMYIDVKHGLFTGLRGQGFMLGMGLAKMYVDELMGRPVPDYFKRLSLDGDGLPEKAFK; translated from the coding sequence ATGCATAAAATTGAAAAACATCCAATACTTGAGGTTCCACAACGCGAAGTGGTAACCTTTAAATTTAATGGCAACGAAGTCCAAGGTGAAAAGGGATTTACCATTGCAGCAGCGCTTCATCAGGCGGGTTATCCTGTTCACAGCCATAGCATTGAAAACCGTGAACGAAGCTTAGAGTGTGGAATCGGCAAGTGTGGTGCCTGCGAAATGCTTGTCGATGGTCAAATTAAAAGAATTTGCATTACTCCAGTTGATGGTGTAAAAGAGGTAAAAGAAATACCACATGAACATACTCCTGACGTAAAACCTATTAACAAACAGGAAAGCACCAAGGTATACAAAACGACTGTAGCTATTATTGGCGCGGGACCTGCTGGACTTGCAGCACGTGAAATACTTCTTGAACATGGGGTTGAGAATATCGTCATTGACAATAATTCTACCATTGGCGGACAGTTTAACATGCAAACCCATCAGTTCTTCTTTTTTGAGCGTGAAAAGAAGTTTGGGGGAATGCGTGGGTTTGAAATCGCAAGCACACTTGCAGGAACAAACCATGAGGGGATATTTTTAAATAGTACTGTTTGGGATATCTTGGAAAACAAACGTATTGCAGTAAAGAATATTAAAACCGAAGAGATTTACTACGTTGAATCGGACTTTCTGGTTATTGCCACAGGGGCAGTACCCTTTATGCCAACGTTCGAAAACGACGACCTACCTGGTGTTTACACTGCTGCCGTTATTCAAAAAATGATGAACCAAGAATTTACACTTCTTGGTAAGAATGTGCTTACAGTTGGTGCAGGAAATATTGGATATCTAACGAGCTATCAGCTAATGCAAGCCGGTGCAAATGTAAAGGCTATAATTGAGGCAATGCCTCGAGAGGGAGGATTTCCGGTTCAAGCAAACAGGGTTCGCAGGTTGGGAATTCCTATCATACTTGGTAAAATCTTGGTAAAAGCCATTCCCAACGAAACACATACTGGAATTGTTGGGGCTGTTATTGCCGACGCAAAGGATTTTAAGCCGATTCCTGGTACCGAGCAAGTAATAGAGGGAATTGATGCTATAAACATCTGTACCGGCCTAGTACCCGACGACCAGCTCCTTATTAAAGGGAACGAGATATTTGGAAGGCACTGTTATGGTGCAGGCGATGCCATTCGGATTGGCGAAGGCACTAGCGCCGTGCTTCGCGGTAAGCAGGTTGCCTACGAGATTCTCCAAGAGGCAGGCATACGTTTTAGCTACGACACCTATCTTAATATCAGCAAGGAGTATATCGATAGCCAGCAGCATCCAGTTCGTGTTATTGAAGAGCCTTTCCGCCCCACCGAGGAACGACGCAACCGAAAACCATTTGTACAAATCGATTGCCTTTATGGGTTTGCTTGCAATCCTTGCACATTTGCATGCCCCCATGGAGCTATTACCAAAAACTCAACCAGCACAGTTCCGCATATCGATTTTGAAAAGTGCGTGGGATGTTTGGATTGCGTTTACCAGTGCCCTGGACTGGCCATTTTTGGATACAACTATGCAAAAGATTGGTTATTCTTACCCATAGAGTATGAGGTTAAGGAAGGTTCCGATGTTTATTTAGTCGATAACAACGGTAACATTTTGGGCGATGGCGTTATCGAAAAGATACTGCGCAAGCCCAATAAAACAAACGTGGCCAGAGTAAAATCGTTAAGCCTACATGGCGACGACTTGCTGTCGGCTCGTGGTTTTATTGTAAAATCAAAATACCCCGAACCATTACAGATTAAATCGTATGAGTATAAACCTGAAGAAAAAATCTACGTTTGTCATTGCGACGATGTAAGCCTTGATGAAATTCTTGAAACCATTGGCGAGCGTAAATTCATATCGGCCGATGAAATAAAACACACTACCCGTCTTGGAATGGGGGCTTGTAGAGGTAAGCGTTGCATTAAACGATTAAAAACCACCCTTGCGCCCATGGGGATTCAAATAGTTGGCGATGCTACGCCGCGTGGTCCTTTAAGCAATCAGGTTGCCATGGGTGAGCTGTATCCCAAAGACGTTCACGAAACCTATGTGACAGGGATTAATGGAAAGAAGGTTAGGATTGAGAAGGTATCGGCGCTTATTGCTGGTGGAGGTATTGGGGGAAGTGCACTTTTCCGTTATATGGCAGAAGCTGGTCTGCGTCCTGTTTTACTAAACTTTGGTAGGGGTGCAAGCTGGCGAAACATTGCTGGCGGTCGAACTGCTTTCTCCCTCCCCGAGATTGCAGAAATTGCTAGGCTTAACCATGACATTTTTAAGGAGTTACAGCAAATTTCAAATATTGATTACCGACCAATTAACTACGTTACCTTTGCCCACGACGACACCATGCTTAAGGCGCTAGAAGCCTCCATGGCTTGGAGCGATGCCTATTTGGTAGAACCAAAAGATTTTCAAAAGGAGGTTTCTCCATTTATGAACAGTAACCTCAATACCTATAAGGCTGCGCTTATTACTAGGGGGTGCTGGCAAGCAACACCTGGTCGGGTGGTTGACCTGCTGCGCAAAATTGGAATTGAAAAGGATGGTGTTGTAAATGAGGATGCAGAGCTAATAAGCGTTCATCGAAATAGTAATGGTTACGTTGCACTTGTTCGCGACCACAACAAGGATTACATTGAGTATCATGCCGATAGTTTTGTAAATGCACTAGGTCCAAGTGGCGAAAAATTCAGCCGTCAGCTTGGAATTTTTACAGGCATCTATCCTGTAAAGCATCAGGCATTCATTACACGCCGTCTGCCTTGGTTGGGTACTAATGGTACACCATTAAGCATGCTCATCGATAGGCGAAATTATAAAGGGTTTACAGCTGTTTACGGACAGCAGCTCGCAGAAACCGGACAAATAATTGGGTGTGCCTCGCCAGCTGTTGACCCACGCGAAACCGACAAGAATCTTAAAATCAACTCTCAGGATTTCCTTGAAATTGTTTCGGAAGTATTCTCGAACTGGATACCTCAGCTAAGTTCTGTCGGATTCCAGGCTGTATGGGCAGGTTATTACGTTGAACCACGGATGTATATCGATGTTAAACATGGATTGTTTACAGGTTTGCGTGGTCAGGGATTTATGCTTGGTATGGGACTTGCAAAGATGTATGTCGATGAGTTAATGGGACGTCCTGTTCCAGACTATTTTAAACGCCTAAGCCTTGATGGCGATGGCTTACCTGAAAAAGCATTTAAATAA
- a CDS encoding glucose-6-phosphate isomerase, which yields MSKLEVKLNNMLQFASEQEVMSYREKINLCQKQIEEKSGKGNDFLGWVNLPAEITEEQLKSVEKVAAELRGKSEIVVVVGIGGSYLGAKAVIEALGNSFSMLNDNGTKVLFAGNSICEDYHAELLKVLDKHSYSIVVISKSGTTTEPAIAFRLLKQHLESKVGKSEAASRIVAITDQSKGALRKLADTEGYRTFIIPDDVGGRYSVLTPVGLLPIAIAGFDIRKMVEGARKAMSDTAANVPFEQNPACQYAAARNALYAKGKKVEIMVNYTPKLHYVTEWWKQLYGESEGKENKGIFPAGVDFTTDLHSMGQYIQEGERFIFETVLSVSNSSNKLTIPEDPDNLDQLNYIAGKRLSEVNHMAKLGTIVAHNDGGVPNIQISIPELSEYWIGYLLYFFERACAISGYTIDVNPFDQPGVEAYKKNMFALLGKPGFEEQGAELRKRLGI from the coding sequence ATGAGCAAACTAGAAGTTAAATTAAACAACATGCTTCAATTTGCCTCTGAGCAAGAGGTAATGTCCTATAGAGAAAAGATTAATTTATGTCAGAAGCAAATTGAGGAAAAGAGTGGGAAGGGAAATGACTTTCTAGGCTGGGTTAACTTACCTGCTGAGATTACCGAAGAGCAATTGAAGAGCGTAGAAAAGGTTGCAGCTGAACTTCGGGGGAAAAGCGAAATAGTTGTTGTAGTTGGTATTGGAGGTTCTTACCTTGGCGCCAAGGCTGTTATTGAAGCCCTAGGCAATAGCTTTTCGATGTTAAACGACAATGGGACCAAGGTGCTTTTTGCAGGTAATAGCATTTGTGAGGATTATCATGCAGAGTTGCTAAAGGTACTCGATAAACACAGCTACTCAATAGTTGTTATTTCCAAATCGGGGACAACAACTGAACCTGCAATTGCTTTCAGATTACTAAAACAGCATTTGGAAAGCAAAGTAGGCAAATCGGAAGCGGCTTCGCGCATTGTGGCTATCACCGACCAATCGAAAGGTGCTCTTAGGAAACTTGCCGATACCGAAGGTTACAGAACCTTTATTATTCCCGATGACGTTGGTGGTAGATATTCGGTTCTAACTCCAGTAGGATTACTACCAATTGCCATAGCAGGTTTTGATATCAGAAAAATGGTTGAAGGTGCTCGTAAAGCCATGAGTGATACCGCTGCAAACGTTCCTTTTGAACAAAATCCTGCATGTCAATATGCCGCTGCACGTAATGCGCTTTATGCCAAAGGCAAAAAAGTGGAAATCATGGTTAACTACACTCCCAAATTGCATTACGTAACCGAGTGGTGGAAGCAGCTTTACGGAGAGAGTGAGGGGAAAGAGAATAAAGGAATCTTCCCTGCAGGTGTCGATTTCACAACCGACTTACACTCAATGGGACAGTACATACAGGAAGGTGAGAGGTTTATTTTTGAAACAGTGCTTTCAGTAAGTAACTCATCGAATAAACTAACTATACCCGAAGACCCCGATAACCTTGACCAGCTTAACTATATTGCAGGCAAGCGCTTATCGGAGGTAAACCACATGGCAAAGCTTGGTACCATTGTTGCCCATAACGATGGCGGCGTACCTAATATCCAAATATCAATACCTGAACTTTCCGAGTACTGGATTGGTTACCTTCTCTACTTCTTTGAAAGAGCCTGCGCAATTAGCGGATATACTATCGATGTTAATCCGTTTGATCAACCGGGTGTTGAGGCCTATAAGAAAAACATGTTTGCCCTATTAGGCAAGCCCGGTTTTGAAGAGCAAGGCGCAGAACTGCGTAAACGTTTGGGAATTTAA